Below is a genomic region from Candidatus Bostrichicola ureolyticus.
TATTACAAGCATTAATCATTGGAATTATAAGTTCATTTTCTACTATATTTAAATCAATTGATTTCATCAAAATAGATAAACTATCTATAGATAATAATGGAATACTTAAACAATAACAAATACCTTTAGCAGTTGAAACTCCTATTCTAAGACTAGTATAAGAACCTGGTCCCTTACTAACACAAACAGCATTTAAATTTTTAATTTTTAAATTAGCAATTTCTAAAGCCTTATTTATAAATAAATGTAGTTTTTCTGAGTGAATATAATTTTGAGGATTTTCTTCTATTAAAGATAGTAATTTGCCATTATTAGAAATACTTACTGAACAATTTGTAGTAGAAGTTTCTATATTAAGAATAATGGCCATTATTTATTTGTAATTAAACTAGATAATTTGGCAAATTTTTGTCCAAAATTATATATTTCAATAGCAATATTATCATTTGAAGTAGCACGTTTATATGTATCTGCCATAGAAACAAAAATTTGATAAAAAAATATATTCATATCTTTTAAAAGCATTTCTTTAGTCCATAAATCTATTCTATATGAATCTTTTTTTTTAAAATTCCATAGAGAAAGAACAAAAGCATGACAAGGTTCTTTTATAATATTTCCATCTTGTGCAGTCCAATTAATAATTTCAGGTATGTTATTTTCATCTAAACTTATATTAATTTTAATATCTGTTTCTTTTTTAATCATAATTATTATACTTTAGTAGAAATATTATTTAATTTAATATTAAAAGCAATTGCATATAATTTTATAGTTTTATACATTGCTAACATACCATTAGCACGTATAGTAGATAAAAATGTATCAAAACCTATTTTAGAAAAAATAAAATTATTTGAATTAATAATTTCTTTAGGATGTCTACCAGAATATAAACGTAACATTAAAGCCGCTATACCTTTTGGGATAAGTGCATCACTATCAGCTTTATAAATAATAATATTATTAAATAATTGAGCATTTATCCATACTTTAGATTGACAATTTTTAATTAATGTATTTACATTTTTATATTGGTTTGACATTTTTGGAAGTTGTTTACCTAATTCTATTAGGTGTTCATATTTTTGTTCCCAATTATTTAATTGTTCAAATTCTTTAATAATTTCTATTTCTATTTTTTGTAATGTCATTAATGAGGATATTTATAATATTTACTTTTATAAAAAAATGGATTTCCTTTTGGCTCCAATTCCATTTTTATTAATGTTTTTTGTATTATACAAATAAAAAATCCCATCATAAATAAAAATGAACCAATTTCCAATAATCCAAATCCATAAAATTTATGTACACAACTAGGCATAATCATATTATATATATCAATATAATGTCCTATTATAATAATAAATCCTATTATAGTTATTGCTTTATAGTTTCTTTTTATCTTACTACTTAATAATCCTAAGAAAGGAATTAAAAAATTAGGAATAAGCATCCATAAATGAATATTATTATATTGT
It encodes:
- the tsaB gene encoding tRNA (adenosine(37)-N6)-threonylcarbamoyltransferase complex dimerization subunit type 1 TsaB — translated: MAIILNIETSTTNCSVSISNNGKLLSLIEENPQNYIHSEKLHLFINKALEIANLKIKNLNAVCVSKGPGSYTSLRIGVSTAKGICYCLSIPLLSIDSLSILMKSIDLNIVENELIIPMINACNNEVYTTIFNHKNEMLIPITTKFLNKEFIKEYYLYNKICISNEIQNENKCKMFLTNFKHFIYAYPSAKNMVFFSSKLFKRKDFKDITYFEPFYLKNFYKINPSK
- a CDS encoding SufE family protein: MTLQKIEIEIIKEFEQLNNWEQKYEHLIELGKQLPKMSNQYKNVNTLIKNCQSKVWINAQLFNNIIIYKADSDALIPKGIAALMLRLYSGRHPKEIINSNNFIFSKIGFDTFLSTIRANGMLAMYKTIKLYAIAFNIKLNNISTKV
- the gldC gene encoding gliding motility protein GldC, translated to MIKKETDIKINISLDENNIPEIINWTAQDGNIIKEPCHAFVLSLWNFKKKDSYRIDLWTKEMLLKDMNIFFYQIFVSMADTYKRATSNDNIAIEIYNFGQKFAKLSSLITNK